TCAGCAGAAACGAAACCCAGACGCCGGGCGTGAAGAATCCGAGATCGCCGCTGGGTTCGAGGTGGTTCGAGGTTTCGGCGAGCATCGCGGTCGTCCCCGCGGGCTCCAGCGTCGGAAACAAATAGAGGAAGGCGGCGACGAGCAGGACGACCATCGCAATACCTTGAAGGACGTCTGACCAGGCGACGCTTCTGAGCCCACCCAGACCCAAATAAATAGTCGTGACAAGCGTTAGGAGGATAGCTCCCTGGGTGAACGTGATTGCTCCCTCTGTGATTGTTTCGAACAGGAGCCCTCCTCCCATCGCCTGAATGGAGAGATACGGAATCGCCCAGACAAACTGCACTCCCAAGATCAGGAGCTTCACTGTCGTGCTGTCGTACGCGTCCCCGACATATTCGGTCGGGGTGAGATACCCTCGTTGGCGGCCGATGCGCCAGACTTTCAACCCGACGAGTGCAAGCGGAATCCCGGCAAGTGCCTCAACACCTAACAGAGCGAACCACGCCATCCCGTGCTGATAGCCCCAGCCGGCACTCCCGAGGAAAATGAAGGCGCTCATGAGTGTTGCGAACATCGTGAGAGGAAACACCACGACCCCCAACGTGTTGCCCGCGAGGAAGTACTCCGTGGGCGTCGATCCGGTGCGGACGTAGCCAGCCCAGCCGATCGTTAGCGTCACGAGGAGATAGACGGCGATGATGCCGATGACGACGGTATTCACCGTTTCTCATCCTCTACTGGTCGCCTGAGAGGCCATTCGTAGCGGACACCGGCTATCGCCGCAATGAAGGCTGCGGTAATCATGAATAGTAGTGTTGCAGCGGCCCAGAGCGGGAGCCCCCAAACGATTGGTTCGACCGGAAGCCACACGGCTAGACTCATCAAGACGAACAGGATTCCAAACAACCACCACAGTCCGGTCTCGGAATCAACCGATATCATTTCCGAAGTCATAATCGGATAGTATTATCTGGTTATAGCGGGTTTGATTAATCTATCGAATCGGCTGTCCAGCTCTGGTATCCCCATCGGTAGGGCTGATCGTCCTGATGATGTTTTTCCTCACACCGTAGGTGACGATGGAAAACCGTACAGTCGGTGACTTCGGAGCTGCTGCGTTCACGTCTCTGCTAGGCTAGCTTTCCCCCTCGGAATCCGCGTTGCAACTGGTGAGATACCCAACCTACGTGCTTTATGGGTTGAGGGAAAGATTCCGTTTTATGGCGCAACTTACCGATACCAACCGGCATCGTAGCGGTCGCAGTCCCTAGGGCGTCGATTCGGCCCGCCTCATGCCCAATTCAAAAAATTGCGCTGAAGAATGTTCTTCTCGAGCTCACGTCGAACCTCTGCGTTCGCGCCTACTCGAAAGCCGTCGAAGCTCTCAAATCGACGGTCGCCGAGTGGAAGAAGGGTAACAGCCGTCCGCTCCCCCGATTCTCGGAGCCGTCCACCGTCTACGACAAACGAACGCTAACCATCAAGGACCGTTCTGCGACCCTCTCGACGGTTAACGGACGGGTCGCCGTCGAATACGTCCTCGGTGACTACCAGCGGTCGTACCTCGATGACGACAACTACGAGAAGCGGATGGGGACGCTCCACTACCGCGAGGACGAAGGCGCGTTCTACCTTCATATCGTCCTCCTGAAAGAGGTCGAACAGCGGGAGGGCAACCGCGTGATGGGCGTCGATTTGAACTTGAAGAACGTCGCCGTAACCAGTACAGGCGCGTTCTTTGATGGTGGCGAACTGTTGTGGGGTCAGAACCACTACTTCCGAGTCCGCCGGAGCCTCCAAGCCAAAGGCACTCGGTCCGCAACGCAGGCGCTTGCGCGACTGTCGGGCCGAGAAAACCGCTTCGTCTTGGACCGCCTGCATACCATTTCTCGGCGACTCGTAGAAGAAGCCGACGCCCACGACTGTTCGTATATCGCCGTCGAACGGCTAACCCACATCCGTGAGAACATGGATAACGGGAACGACCGCATCAAGCGTCAGATGCACAATTGGGCGTTCCGCGAGTTACAGGAAATGCTCGAATGGAAAGCCGCCGAGTACGGTATCTCGGTCGAACCCATCCCGCCCGCGTTTACGTCGCAGACGTGTTCGCGGTGCGGCCACCAATCGTCTACAAATCGCGGTTCGGATGGGTGGTTTTCGTGCAACGAGTGTGGGCAAGAGTACGACGGCGACTACAACGCGGCGAAGAATATCGGGATGGAGTTGCTAACTGTACCCGAGGGCAAACGCCCCTCGGGGTTGAGCCACGGTCAACTGGCTCTGAAGTCCGGGACGTTAAACCTGAGTGACGACAGTTCGTCCGCCGAATTTCGGCCAGAGGGGGAGTCCCACGGACAAGCCCCGTCCTCAAACGCGAGCGTCAGCGAGCGTTAGGGCGGGGCAGTTGACT
This DNA window, taken from Halalkalicoccus subterraneus, encodes the following:
- a CDS encoding sodium:solute symporter family protein, whose amino-acid sequence is MNTVVIGIIAVYLLVTLTIGWAGYVRTGSTPTEYFLAGNTLGVVVFPLTMFATLMSAFIFLGSAGWGYQHGMAWFALLGVEALAGIPLALVGLKVWRIGRQRGYLTPTEYVGDAYDSTTVKLLILGVQFVWAIPYLSIQAMGGGLLFETITEGAITFTQGAILLTLVTTIYLGLGGLRSVAWSDVLQGIAMVVLLVAAFLYLFPTLEPAGTTAMLAETSNHLEPSGDLGFFTPGVWVSFLLMNTMAIIAYPQMFQRFLAADGERAFRSLLIWWPVMVIVAALVPVLLGVWGVVTMPGLDSPDTILPALLAEYTPVWIFGIIMGGALAAMMSTADSLVLTLSSLVSHDLYRAHLAPAASNRRETWVGRLTTVGLLIGGLALALPQQGTIIDLAIYFIQGNALLLPAYIAPLYWSRVTATGAIASVMLGQGYFLAATFGPAPSFMFMPFLPALVLACSGLVLGSLLSPESEPTEFTALLES
- a CDS encoding RNA-guided endonuclease InsQ/TnpB family protein, giving the protein MKNVLLELTSNLCVRAYSKAVEALKSTVAEWKKGNSRPLPRFSEPSTVYDKRTLTIKDRSATLSTVNGRVAVEYVLGDYQRSYLDDDNYEKRMGTLHYREDEGAFYLHIVLLKEVEQREGNRVMGVDLNLKNVAVTSTGAFFDGGELLWGQNHYFRVRRSLQAKGTRSATQALARLSGRENRFVLDRLHTISRRLVEEADAHDCSYIAVERLTHIRENMDNGNDRIKRQMHNWAFRELQEMLEWKAAEYGISVEPIPPAFTSQTCSRCGHQSSTNRGSDGWFSCNECGQEYDGDYNAAKNIGMELLTVPEGKRPSGLSHGQLALKSGTLNLSDDSSSAEFRPEGESHGQAPSSNASVSER